Proteins co-encoded in one Apteryx mantelli isolate bAptMan1 chromosome 4, bAptMan1.hap1, whole genome shotgun sequence genomic window:
- the LOC136991962 gene encoding olfactory receptor 5J3-like — translation MVEGNHTVVTEFILLGFTDSLRLQVLLFMVFLLIYLFTVAGNLGMIVLIQINSRLHTPMYFFISSLSFLDVSYSTIIIPSTLMTFVAETKTISYTACASQLFLFGIAVTGECYLLAVMAYDRFIAICNPLLYPVIMSRRFCMLLVCGSYFMGCVNATVQTIIIFRLSFCNSNIINHFFCDVPPILKLSCSGTYITDLVHFTCAAVLVTSTILLIVISYICIGVTIHKIKSAKGRHKAFSTCAFHVTAVTVFYGTGSFMYLRPSSKYSVEHDKIISVFYTLVIPMLNPMIYSLRNKEVKEALRRTIARKIVYIVHIVIPCGNIPLLRLHSASHHHLG, via the exons ATGGTAGAAGGGAATCACACTGTGGTGACAGAATTTATCTTGTTGGGCTTCACAGACAGCCTGAGGTTGCAAGTCCTCctcttcatggtgtttctactGATCTATCTGTTCACTGTAGCGGGAAATCTAGGGATGATTGTGCTCATCCAAATCAACTCCaggctccacacccccatgtacttcttcatcaGCAGCCTTTCCTTCTTAGATGTCAGCTACTCCACCATCATTATACCCAGCACTCTGATGACCTTTGTGGCAGAGACAAAAACCATATCGTACACAGCATGCGCATCTCAGCTCTTCCTGTTCGGCATTGCAGTGACAGGAGAATGCTACCTCCTGGCCGTGATGGCCTATGACCGGTTCATAGCCATCTGTAACCCCTTGCTTTACCCTGTCATTATGTCCAGGAGGTTCTGCATGCTCCTTGTGTGCGGCTCCTACTTCATGGGCTGTGTGAATGCAACTGTTCAGACAATAATTATATTCCGCTTGTCCTTCTGCAATTCCAACATCATCAACCATTTCTTCTGCGATGTGCCCCCCATCCTGAAACTCTCCTGCTCTGGCACTTACATCACTGATCTGGTCCATTTCACCTGTGCTGCTGTGCTTGTCACCTCCACTATCCTCCTCATTGTCATCTCCTACATATGCATTGGGGTCACCATCCACAAGATTAAATCtgccaaaggcagacacaaagctttctccacctgtgctttccATGTGACTGCTGTTACTGTGTTCTATGGGACAGGCTCCTTCATGTACTTAAGGCCCAGTTCAAAATACAGTGTGGAGCACGACAAGATCATCTCTGTGTTTTATACCCTGGTAATTCCCATGCTGAACCCTAtgatttacagcctgaggaacaaggaggtcaaaGAAGCCCTTCGAAGGACAATAGCAAG gaaaattgtgtacattgtgcatattgttataccatgtggaaatattccactcctgcgtctccattctgcatcgcaccaccatttgggctga